The Clarias gariepinus isolate MV-2021 ecotype Netherlands chromosome 12, CGAR_prim_01v2, whole genome shotgun sequence region TTCAAGTTTCATACAAATTGGCTACTGAGGGGGTGATAttgcaaaaacaatatttaaaaattaaaaacttcaCAGGGGTTATGTTTCTTCATGGGGCAGCACagtggattagtggttagcactgttgccttgcacctccaaggtaaGTGCAAATTGGAAGAGTGCTACTTGGTGGTACCATTGAAACTTAGTAAATGCTGACCAGGACATAGGTTGGCATGTTGGTGTGAGCATGCACCAAATTTCAAACATAAACCAGcataacatttaattattatatgatAGTGAGCTATAACTTCAGCGTTTTTCTTCTCAAATGAAATCACCTGACTCACACACATCTACTAAATACCCTTCAGTCTTATTCATATTCTTTAtgaattcattattaaaattatttgtaatattttaattctttttttatattatgtaaacttgtattaatatttatttatattattaatattaattaacatgtaaccaaacaaaatgtttatttatctgCAATAACCCTAAATCATGTTGATGCCAAAACATCCCGCAGCGCATATTTGTAcaaatgttttcagttttctttctaACACTGTAACAGTAGAACAGTTATATTCAGCTTTACTTACGTTGCTTTCCTGGATGCTGCAATCACAGGCATCAACTTCTGAAGGACATTATATGTTATCTTATCTGGACtgatatagttattcaggtcaaATTCCTCCAGCTCCTGTGCTGATGTCAGTAAGACAAACACCAGAGCAGACCACTGTGATGAAGAGAGTTCACTTTGTTTTCCAGATTTCAGATAGTGTTGGATTTCCTCCTCTAGAGAATTATCACCCAGttcattcagacagtggaacagattgatggatttctctGTAGAACGCTCTTCACTGATTCTCATCTTAATATATTGAACTGTTTCCTCTGTGCTCTGGGAGCTACTTCCTGTCTGTGTTACTAAGACCTGTAAGAGTTTCTGATTGGACTTCAGTGAGAGACCCAGAAGAAAGCGAAGGAAAAGATCCAAATGTCCAGTCtgactttttaaagctttatcTACAGCACACTTGTGGAAATCTAAAACTTtgatttccttcttcttctgttCTGAAGCTGGACTCTTTTTAAGAACATTTCTCTTCTTTAtcctgaacatcaggtgcacaTACAGAGCTGCGAGGTGTTCCTGAATGCTCAGATGAACAAAGCAATACACTTTACTCTGGTGAAGCccaaactcctctctgaagatctgcgtacacacacctgagtacaCTGCTGCTTCTCTCACATCAATGCCACACTTTCTCAGGTCTTCATCATAGAAGATTGGGTTGCCTTCCTCCAGCTGCTCAAAAGCCAGTTGTCCCAGTTTAAGAAGCATTTCATCATCATTCTGCTGCTTCTTTGAGTACTTTTCTCTAGTGATGTTTATCTGAATAATGAGAAAGTTTGTGTacatttgagtcagagtcttggggatctctcctctctctgtttcacacaacATTCTTTCTAGAACAGCGGCTGaaatccagcagaagactggAATGTGACACATGATGTAGAGGCTTCTTAATGACTTCAGGTGTGTAACGATGTTattggccaggctctgatcactgatcctcttcctgaagtactcctccttctgtgggtcattgaaccctcgtacctctgtgactcgatggacacactcagaggggatttgatcagctgctgctggtcgggaggtgatccagatgagagcagagggaagcagattCCCCTTGATCAGGTTTATCAGCAGCACAGGCACTGATGCAGattcagttacatcacacactctcactgtgttCTGGAAATCTAGAGGAAAACGATACTCGTCCAATccatcaaaaataaacagaacctTTTCCCAAATGGACATTtcggtttctttctttttaaaacagacATGAAGGAGCTCCATCAGACTCAGTTTCTGGTCCTTTATCAAATTCAGTTCTCTAAAAGGAAGTGGAAATATGAGGTGGACGTCCTGATTTGCtttcccttcagcccagtccagaatgaacttctgcacagagacagtTTTTCCGATGCCAGCGACTCCCTTTGTCAGCACAGATCTGATGGGTTCGTCTTGTTCAGATAAGGGCTTAAAGATGTCATTGCATTTGATTGGTGTTTCCTCTGTTGATGTTCTCCTGGACGCTGCTTTgatctgtctcacctcatgttcatTATTGACTTCTTCACTGTCTCCCTCTGTGATGTAGAGTTCTGTGTAGATCTTATTTAGGAGTGTTTGTGTTCCCAGGTTTATCATCACTCCATTCAAGAACTGAAACTTCTTCatcagatttaattttaatgttttctggAATTCATTTACAGCAGCAGATTCTGGGTCGTGCCTGTGAGATGGTGAAGTACAATGTGGTGAGACATGAGGtccaataattaatatttaaaatcttatttttctGCCCTGATATCACTGATAGCTCTTTGTAATGTTTTCactatgtgtttgttttattttgctgtATGTTTTCTATAATCTAATCACTCTGTAGTTAATAAcagcaaaaatgtttataacagcagtgtgtcagtgtcacaGTCATGTTGTTGGATTTGATCTTACCCTGTATCTGTGATGAGGTTCTTTCCTGTTCTGTCTCCTGCCTTCTGTAGATCACTGTGGacaaaaattttagttttttcatCAGTCTTATTTGAAGAGGCATTAAGAAAAAatgttcaattctgtttcctgtgtactgcactgcatagtgtctatcggagtcatgtgacaaaagaacaaacgattcggaccaaaagactcaaattctcccataggaaataatgaaaactcaaattattcgtttcacagcccagaaaaatacatacataaaaataattaacacaaaatataaagtaaaaataaaacaaattaacctgcactttaccttcaaaaaaagtaaaaataaatccagacagataggTGTTTCCGTTCATGCGCGCAGGCGCAGTGAGTgtatatttttctctctcttgcactgcagagtgtgtgcgttgtgtgtgcgcatgcgtaatttgacaccgtgccggttctcacacacactctctttttctctctttctctcgcctttagtgtgtgtgtgtgagaagcaccccctctctgcttcacacacacacacacacacacacacactataaagccgagagagagagtgagagagagagagagtgtgaagcggcacggtgtcaaattatgcgtgtgcacacatacataacgacagagagggagaaaatggattttaaccttctaatgagactttcttttgctttacatgcaggcatacaggtgtgttataagaaacagtacacgctcGCTGTACACATGTGCtttcaaacataaaataaaatatgttttacacactcacatgtggtcacagtgttatagtaaacagtacacttgTGCACTGAtattaattataccagtaagagacccagcaggggagacgattacccacaattctgcagcgcaagagagaaaaaaacgttggctcagttgtgattacgtgacgctcggcatcaaaacaagaagtgcatgcgtgatacatgatactctgtactcgtaaaccaagacttgttcgttttttaagtcaaaatttataaaaaatctttgctcgtcttgcgtaacactcgcaaaccgcgttactcgtaatccaaggacTTCACTGTACTCATTTcggtttcctgtacataacctgcAGAGGTTTCGAGTTGCTTTGTCCATGCttgcccagtagaaaatgaatcaatcaCTTTGCGAGACGCACCAGTACACGCGATGAAAGGATGACGGCACACGAACACAGAcagcatttttgttttgctgcagGTGGATGATTTAAGATCaggtttttatttcataaataaaagGAGCACACAAATAGacattgagtattttatttgaaagtaacCTTCAACCCAGTgtcctttttttctgtaaaatgttttagttgcatgcagaaataaaatttagtgtTCTCTATAGCAgttcattgatttcataaatgcaacacactgcatatatatatatatatatatatatatatatatatatatatatacacacaataaatgtaaaaaaacaatatatgcaGGGTTATCTTCATTTTAGATGTCAAAAGAGTTTTGTGGCTACcactgttttcttttctgttagAAACGGGTCAAAATGGCTCTTTGAGTGTTTAAGATTGCCGACCCCTGATCTAGATAATTTTCCCTTTAACTGTGACTTTAGCAGTAACATTAACATTGAGGAGACGTTACCTGTGTGAAGCTGAGGAGTCTCCAGCTTTAAAATCAATAAGGCGACCCATAGACTCATCACTCTTCATGGAGATACAGCTGGGTGCTGCTGATCCTGATCTCTTTCTCTGGAGTTTACTGCACAACATTACAGACAGTCCTTtagttatttatatacactcttatttaatgttttaagtaACTTCTTAATTTAATTGGGACATAATTGTTAAGAAGGTGAATGAATTATAACACTTCTATGCTGTGAATGTTAGCTTTTTGTTAATACTAAAGTTTAGTTTAATTATTCCTTTTATGttctcaataaataaacaatatggaATTTGTGATATAATTCCCCTTCATCAGAACCAAGAGGCCAAAAActgtttcagcatgacaatgccttAAAGTGCATAAAGTGAGCTTCATTAAAACACGCTGTGCCAATGTTGGAGTGAAAGAACTTGAGTGTCCTGCACGGAGTCCTGACCTCAAGCCCATTGAACACATGTGTGATGAACTAGAACACTGACTGCACCCAGGCCTCCTCACCCaatatcagtgcctgacctcactaatgctcttgtaaaTAAATGAGCACAAATCCTCACAGCTTAGATTTGGTTCTTAGAAGAGCAAGGGcaaaactttctcgggccattaGAGAagcaaagcgcgcacacacccagagaatccacaaccacttcagagacagcggtgacacacggcgcatgtggcagggcttacaagccatcactcactacaggacgacatcacctgcctgtgacggtgacggctccctcccagatgcgctgaacaacttctacgcttGGTTCGACAGACAGAACGGCACGGCAGCGAGGAAGACCGcgcctcctccgaacgaccaggtgctatgtctcactacagctgatgtgaggaaaactctacacagagtcaacccacgtaaagctgctggaccagataACATCCCAGACAGAGTCCTCAGAGAATGTgcggaacagctggcagatgttctcaccaacattttaaacatctttctgagcagcgccgtcgtttccacgtgcttcaaggcctcCACTATCGTCCCagtgcccaagaagtcttctgtgtTCTGTATCAATGACTATCGTCacgttgcacttacacccaccatcatgaagtgcttcaagtggctcgtcatgagacacatcaagaccctgctgcccccctcactggacccactccAATTTGTGTatgtcctaaccgctcaacggacgacgccatctccaccacactccatcttgccctcacacacttggacaataaGGACACTTACgctcgaatgctgtacatagatttcagctcagcatttacCACTAttatcccccaacaactgatggggaagctgagcctgttggggcTGAACACCTctctctgcaactggatcctggactttctgaccagaAGGCCTTAGTCAGTATGGATCAGGAATTGCACCTCCtgtagcgacacacagttcaaatcacatcatcaacttcgctgatgacacgaccgtggtgggtctcattagcaagaacgacgagtcagcgtacagagagaaagtgcagaggctaacggactggtgtaaagacaacaccctgtctctgaatgttgaaaaaacaaaggagatggttgttgactttaggaggataCGAGGCAACCATTCTCCGCTGAACATCAACGGCTTCTCTGTGGAagtcgtcgaaagcaccaaattcctgggtgtccatctggagaaggacctcagctggtcccacaacaccagctccctgcacaagaaagcccgaaagcgtctcttctttctgagaagactaaaaaaggcccagcttccaccaccgattcTGACCACCTTCtgtagaggaactatcgagagcatcctgagcggctgcatcactgtctggtttgggaattgtgccatatccgACCggaagaccctacagcggatagtaaggACAGCAGAGACCCctacacacccctctcacacacacttcacactcctgccatcaggaaaaaggtaccgaagcattcgggcacacacatccattttttttccacaagctatccatctcctcaacaaaaagggactggactgaaacacacacacacacacacacacacacacacacgcacacacgcacaaacattatcactcagcttaactcaactacctcaaaacattgagactggactgactaatcaacacaagcgcaaacccactgacctacactaccaaactatcgtacacaccaatctgtaaatgttcttttgcacaatattcattattggattactttttgcactaacttcttaattcttgctgctacgtTAAGGAACGATTACTGGttctccactacctcaacacatCACCACAACACCAAGTGTTTTGGTATGTTATGTCGTGTTTgttgcactgtcactttgttgctcttgtttgcacatgtgcactttatgttgtctgttaaaaaaaagatagtcTTCCTCATCAGCTTAGccagttagtttttgttaatttatgttgttaatttatgttgtcaggtcaatctgtctCCGTTAGCCAGCTAacaaggccttgttcacacgggcgttaaatttttggataaacaaacatgctctgaacgtcctagacgtttatgttgggttttgtagtggcgcttgattgacttctacaccggcgttcgtttgtctctgtctaacgtcagcctgcagcccaaattgtagtttgtgtgttaacctgtggaaGCAGTGtcggaagttttttttgtggtttatgaagaaatgtgaaaattccgcgtatgtttttcaacaatttattttattttatttagcctttttcgcatttccctatgtatagcatgtaggatcatgggatatatccggtcctccgaagcgtaaaatgaacgtggAGAAAacaaactagaagcggtttccttgcgttcattgggatttgaacgccaagaaaaagctgcatgcaacgtttttttgatgCTGTATAAACACGccgccggacaaacgcacgtcacgaAAGCCCGTgtaaacactctcattgactcctgtGTGTAGAAAACCCTcggcgcttgatccgcgctcaccggacgctacgaacgccagAAAAAcactcgattttaacgcccatgtgaacaaggccttagttagctagttttagtttttctgttaatttttgttgtaaatttatgttgcatgtaacACCTTGGGCCTGGAGAAACGTTGTTTTGTTtgactgtgtactaactgtatatggtagAAGTGACAATttaagcctacttgaacttgaactacaCACCAAACACTAGTAGGAAACTCCCATAGAAGAGTGGAGATTATTTTAAACTGCAAAGTGGGACTAGCTCAgagataaaatgtttaaaactacATGAGTGTGATAGTGAGGTGTCACAAactgttggccataaagtgtatttaattttttaacaattcatggccaaaataagaaaatagGACATTGACATTGTATATACCATATACCACTGTATATACCAACAAGCTGTGATGTAATGTGTGTTATTACACTTTTCTATCATAGCAtgtatgaacttttttttttgcaatttttaataCAGTACGTCATCTGTGCATTTGGCTCTTTGTGTATTTAAGGATTTACTGATGAATTTCCCTTTGACTTCAGCAGTGACATTTACAGTGAGGAGACGTTACCTGTGTAGATGTGAGGAGTCTCCAGCTTTAAAATCAATAAGACGATCCAAAGACGCATCACTCTTAATGGAGATACAGCTGGGTGCTGCTGATTCTGATCTCTCTCCCTGGAGTTTACTGTACGacattatttaaacttgttaatTTAATGAGAGATAAATTTTACTTGCAGTGAACAGAATACATTTTATGGTGACTGTTATTTTATCATAATGGTAAATcactttttactattttaaatgaCTTATTTCATATATGCTCAATTAGTAAtttgaatataaatatttaatgactGAAAGGCCTAGATATAGTAGATTACTGTATTTTAGAGGGTGGGGGCACATTATCAGTGTCCAGATCAGGGGTCTCCATctctgaacattatacacaaacTAGCTGTTGAGATCCTGAAGTGTCTGATTTCAGTGAATTACACTcctgaaaaatacaaaaaacaagttTGTAGTTAAACTtccacaaaataaattttacatatttGACCTAAAGaacaatgatataaaaaaaaaatctgtgttacagaATTAAGTAATCGGCCTGGACACcttagatagagagagagacagacagagagagagaatacttTATTAACCCCAAAAGGAAATTGCATCGTTACAGTATTCAGTTCACATATTATACAACAAATAGGCAACGAGCCAGAATTGCAGtgaggaaaaaggaaaagttaAAAACCACTTCTATGTACACATGCATGATGATTGTACAGATGGGAACGAAACTGTACTTAAGTAGTAATAGAGAGAATAAACCAGCAAGAATATAACCAGCAAATACTAATAAAAGAGAGGATGCAATAAATAAAGGATGTGACTATACtgcaaagaagacaaaaaaaaaagtaaattgtcTTATATTGTGAGTCTTCCAAAACTCTGACAAAAACACAATGAATCATGTCCTGCTCTTGGACACCCAGAAGGTGTTATGAAGGCTGGAGATAAGTGCCACTAAACTCAATAATTGGTTGTGCCACCTTTAACATGctttactttgtcagacaggttctatttacatgatttcttgatttaacaggtctggcagtaatcaggcctgggtgtggcaagagaaatttaactcagcttttcAAAAATCATAGTTCACTTAATTTAGCATGGGGGcaattatttcttcatatagGGCCgggtattcccaaattgcctgtagtgtgtgtgtgtgtgtgtgtgtgtgcgtgtgcgtgtgtgcatgccttgtgatggattggcaccctgtcccgggtgtatcccgcctcgtgccctaaatcacctgggataggctccaggcccccccgaccctgaatacaggataaagcggtatagaagatgagtgagtgagttagatTTGGAGAGCTTTCTCtcctaataaatgaaataattaaaatctttatttttaatttacttagggttatctttgtgtaatattcaaatttatttgttgatgttaattatttaatgggacaaatatgcaaaaaatttaACTTCAGGAAGGggattaaatactttttcacagcactgcatGTCTTAACATACTGTAGTCGAATATATCTGTAAATGtcctaatgttaaaaaaaaggttttaaagttgatatattaaaaattatgtaaaaacagttcccaattaaacatttctaatatacagattatattttcatttcagtAACATCCAGGTCATGTAAGCTTTAAAATCTGTTATAAAATGTGAGGCTACACGTCCTGCAGAGGGCGCACTTTTACACTGAATGAGTACattgaaaatgtaaatttttacttactttaaatttgttatattaaacaaaaaccaaaaaacttGCAATTAAATGTACACTATTGTAACACGTTATATCGCTGTCAGGGGAAACCGCTAGAGGGCGCCTTGCGACCATGTGTTGtcgtttttttaattattattattatttaagttaatttcCTAGAATGCGCTGCACTTTGGTCACGCATCTGTTGTTTAGTTTCATTAAAAGTTTGTTTATCACCCGGTTATTTTGTTCaggttgtttgtgtttatcattaAACGTCAGTAATGAACTCGCCATGTCTCCGTCCATCCTTCCAACCTTACAGTCATAATACAGATAATACTGCGTTTTACACGAGTTTTATTCATAATATATCCTCATTCCtcttacattaataataaaaaaaattaaataaatcacttaccTGTTACATTAATATCTCATTTTCTGCATTCAACTTTCCTTGATATAAGAACATTGTATTGTAACACTTCCACAAAATGGCGTCGCAGCTGAAACACTTTCGGTTTCACCAGAGGACTCGGTGATGGCTGTGTTTCATTCCGAAGTGTAATTCAGAGGGTGCTCCCTGGAAATTGCATACTAAggacattaaatgtttattgaaacaaaggctcatgccattttaaaacatatactattgaaacgttaaaaaatattttattaatttacaagatgcacaaagattttttttcagattgctagcctatataatactaagCATTgcttgattatatatatatatatatatatatatatatatatatatatatatatatatatttatttatgcgtGATATTATGTCCTCTTTAATACTGATATATacactaaatataaaatatatacagtaaactatTTCTTGAGTTCTTTTTTCCCACGCTGCAGCGAGGCGCACTGACTGATGGGAAAATTTCACTCCCTTTTCCGGTGAAGTGATAACCCgttgttcacttgttccctacaccGTTCACGGTTCTCTTTGAACTGAGCAGTTTCTCTCCCtgcggtttggaatcacacttaacattgCAGCCTGTGTAGGGCACTTCGCAGGGAACTTATGGTTGATCGGAACACGTTTCGAGGAAAGTTTGTTTGTCACCTGTTTATTTTGTTCAAGATTATTTGTGCTCATCATTAAACGTCTTAACACGAAGCCCCGGTACCTGAGTCCATCCTTTAAAACCCGACAGTCGTATTACACATTTCCTACATCTGAGTTTTACACgagttttatttgttatttgtgtCCGCATTGTTCGTTAGTAATAAATCACTCAGCTTTAGTCACCGGCCCTGTTGTGTTACATTAATGTCTTAGTTTCTGCTTCAAAAAAATTTATCTTGATATAAGAACATTGTATTTTTAAGAATATTGTAACTTTTCCAACAATCCCAAAAAATGGAGTCACTTTAGGAAAGAGGATTCATTACAGACGATGAGTCATTAAGAATGAGTCGACTCTTTGAATCGGTTCATTATCATATTTCAAAAGGACTGGAGATGGCCTGCTGAGCTCTTAAATGGCTTGAGTCAGTCTGACCACACACATCAGctcatttactgtgtgtgtttctcacacactccacacacacacagctctgatCTGAAAGGCTCCACACTGTAGTACAGAGAGGTTCAGACTGAAAACAGTCCCTCAGGGAAGTGCTGCTCAGAACTCAGgggaaacacacactcacacagatatATTATCGGAAATAAGCAAACACATCAAAAACCATCAAAAACACTTCGGTGAAcaaattattaacattattgttattattacaaatTAGTGTTTTTTCTACAACAGAACAGGCGCGCGCATCGGGACTGCAGACACACCAGCGCCCTCTTGTGGATGTAACAGGTCCGACATTGTGTGACTTTACAGTCACAGCACTTAAATTCATTAGTATGTGAAAAATCTGCATATGATGCCAAAACTCCTTATTTAGAGTTACAATGAAAAAGATTTGTGAATTAAATAGTCAAAAATGTGTGgagattaataaaaattaaattattattttactcactgacatgcaaaagtaaataaatatataaacaaacagcCATAGCGTTATAATCaaatgcacaatttttttttttttacctattaaTACATGAATGCTTTGTTTACAATTAATAACTTGCCTGGGTGTAGAAGGAGAAAATGATGAAAACGTTTGTAGGTGGGGCTGAGAGCCTGTGACACACTGACTAAACTGACAAGtatgatgaaaaaaattaataaatacaaacacactaatattttaaaCTCTAATAATTGCAGACAAATTGAAGTAATAGGCAGCGTTTTTAGACAGCCATTTTTTCCTCATGCAGTTACACACAGAGTCCACAAGAGGGCACTTAAGCAGCGTGTATGATCACGTTTCCCTGTAAGATTTGGAACACGTCCAAAATGGTGGCAAGAATTCCACAGACTCTCTGGGCTTTTTAGTTCAAATACAAGTTTGGGAATTGTAACGAAGCCAGTGGAGTCATCTAGAGACAGCAGGAAGGACAAATGTATTTAACACTCACTGTACCAAATTGTGAACTTTTGTTTTGCACAGTGGTACACTAGATAGTGCAGTCAAGTCAtcatttttatcaaatcagaaagagtttttatTGCCAAGTgcgcttgcacgtacaagggatttgttttagtgacagagcttccagaacaaaaaacaaatgacaagacaaaacagcacgccaaaaaaaaaaaaggttgatgaAGTAGAGTGTaagatacttttaaataagttacataaatatctgaaatctgtggtattatacagtatattgcactgtggtactgtacacaatattgcacatatatttattgacagttagaatgatgtttaactgttcatgaggaaGATTACCTGGGGgggaaaaactgtttttgtgcctgactgtcctagtgttaCTTACTCTGGATGTATACAGTTCAGTTCTATGTATACAGTTGCAGCAGATAACAGTATAATAAACATCTTCACAAATCTTAATCTATCGTTTtagataaaatgtgttttttttccttttttttgttcctccTCATTGTGCTTCCTCACTGCATTCCTGTATTATCCAGCTGTGTGttgatgtttaatatttaatcagcTATATCTTCACTGTTTTGTGTTCACATAGTGAATTATTTGTTACCTGTTTTCACTCCACCTGTCATTCAGATAAAATGGCTTCCCACAGATtgctcaaataaaaaaagctgaatGCATTTGGACTTCATTAGCTTTGATACAGGCTTTGTAAtgtaaattgttattatttacaacaaaaaatcattaatatttatttattattattattaaatacagaACCTCAACAATAACAGATAAAATTTAGTGTCGTACTGTTGACGACCCTCGCCAAGACTTCCGGGAGCAAAGCTTATCTGGGCAACGTACGGGCCAAggcatccagacccaggggagctggaagagtcagagagtagtaaaggggacatttgctgtttcttgtgaggcaaagaggtccacctctgctaacTGAAATCCCttccagattgactgactacttcggggtggggttacaattccc contains the following coding sequences:
- the LOC128533809 gene encoding NACHT, LRR and PYD domains-containing protein 12-like isoform X1 — its product is METPDLDTDNVPPPSKIHKLQGERSESAAPSCISIKSDASLDRLIDFKAGDSSHLHSKLQRKRSGSAAPSCISMKSDESMGRLIDFKAGDSSASHSDLQKAGDRTGKNLITDTGHDPESAAVNEFQKTLKLNLMKKFQFLNGVMINLGTQTLLNKIYTELYITEGDSEEVNNEHEVRQIKAASRRTSTEETPIKCNDIFKPLSEQDEPIRSVLTKGVAGIGKTVSVQKFILDWAEGKANQDVHLIFPLPFRELNLIKDQKLSLMELLHVCFKKKETEMSIWEKVLFIFDGLDEYRFPLDFQNTVRVCDVTESASVPVLLINLIKGNLLPSALIWITSRPAAADQIPSECVHRVTEVRGFNDPQKEEYFRKRISDQSLANNIVTHLKSLRSLYIMCHIPVFCWISAAVLERMLCETERGEIPKTLTQMYTNFLIIQINITREKYSKKQQNDDEMLLKLGQLAFEQLEEGNPIFYDEDLRKCGIDVREAAVYSGVCTQIFREEFGLHQSKVYCFVHLSIQEHLAALYVHLMFRIKKRNVLKKSPASEQKKKEIKVLDFHKCAVDKALKSQTGHLDLFLRFLLGLSLKSNQKLLQVLVTQTGSSSQSTEETVQYIKMRISEERSTEKSINLFHCLNELGDNSLEEEIQHYLKSGKQSELSSSQWSALVFVLLTSAQELEEFDLNNYISPDKITYNVLQKLMPVIAASRKATIRCDKVGVKGCLALGSALNSETSNLRELQLTVKTLDLSYNTLGDSGVKTLSAVLENPHSKVQSLRLSNCGVSDEGCAALTSALRSNPSHLRVLDLSYNKVEDSGVKCLCAVLENPDCKLETLRLCDCGVSDEGCAALTSALRSNPSHLRELNLSWNKVGDSEVKCLCAVLENPHCKLEKLRLKWCGVSDEGCAALTSALRSNPSHLRELDLSNNKVGDSGVKRLCAVLENPHCKLETLGLWDCSVSDEGCATLTSALRSNPSHLRELDLSLNNKIGDSGKKLLSALKDDEHYKLQTLSL
- the LOC128533809 gene encoding NLR family CARD domain-containing protein 3-like isoform X3; amino-acid sequence: METPDLDTDNVPPPSKIHKLQGERSESAAPSCISIKSDASLDRLIDFKAGDSSHLHSKLQRKRSGSAAPSCISMKSDESMGRLIDFKAGDSSASHSDLQKAGDRTGKNLITDTGHDPESAAVNEFQKTLKLNLMKKFQFLNGVMINLGTQTLLNKIYTELYITEGDSEEVNNEHEVRQIKAASRRTSTEETPIKCNDIFKPLSEQDEPIRSVLTKGVAGIGKTVSVQKFILDWAEGKANQDVHLIFPLPFRELNLIKDQKLSLMELLHVCFKKKETEMSIWEKVLFIFDGLDEYRFPLDFQNTVRVCDVTESASVPVLLINLIKGNLLPSALIWITSRPAAADQIPSECVHRVTEVRGFNDPQKEEYFRKRISDQSLANNIVTHLKSLRSLYIMCHIPVFCWISAAVLERMLCETERGEIPKTLTQMYTNFLIIQINITREKYSKKQQNDDEMLLKLGQLAFEQLEEGNPIFYDEDLRKCGIDVREAAVYSGVCTQIFREEFGLHQSKVYCFVHLSIQEHLAALYVHLMFRIKKRNVLKKSPASEQKKKEIKVLDFHKCAVDKALKSQTGHLDLFLRFLLGLSLKSNQKLLQVLVTQTGSSSQSTEETVQYIKMRISEERSTEKSINLFHCLNELGDNSLEEEIQHYLKSGKQSELSSSQWSALVFVLLTSAQELEEFDLNNYISPDKITYNVLQKLMPVIAASRKATIRCDKVGVKGCLALGSALNSETSNLRELQLTVKTLDLSYNTLGDSGVKTLSAVLENPHSKVQSLRLSNCGVSDEGCAALTSALRSNPSHLRVLDLSYNKVEDSGVKCLCAVLENPDCKLETLRLWDCSVSDEGCATLTSALRSNPSHLRELDLSLNNKIGDSGKKLLSALKDDEHYKLQTLSL